A window of Sorex araneus isolate mSorAra2 chromosome 3, mSorAra2.pri, whole genome shotgun sequence genomic DNA:
AACACAGCCCCCAGCGCGGAGGAAGGCATGGAACAAGTGGGGCCAGCGGCGGGCAGGGCCACAGCCAGAGGCCCGCACCCACAGAAGGGAGGGCGCACTGGGCAGTGAGTCTGCAGTGATGGGAAAGCACAGAAACGAATGCCCTCCCGGACACGTGCCCTCCACGACTCACAGTCAGAGGGGCCCGTGCAGGCTGGCCGTCCCCACCCAGACCTGCCTGAGACGCCCATttggccctcccagcaccccagcctgAAAGCTGTGCCTCCAGCTTagccctagcagtgctcagggcttactcctgagtctgtgctcagaaagcactcctggtagcactcagaggaccatatgtggtgccagtttTGCATGTGCTGACCATACTATGTCTCAGCCCCTGGACACAGTtttagtttgtttcatttttgtgtcCCACCCTTCTATGCTCAAGGAtatctcctgactctgcactcaggaattactcccggtggtgcttgggggaccacatgggatgcagggaacaaacccaggtcggccccctGTAGGCatacaccctgcctgctgtactatcccctgGACACCAGTTTTCATCTTTAGGCTGAACACTTGGGGAGGGAACTGCCAAGTCCCAGGTCGATGGCCACTCAGTTGTATGAGACATGAACAGGCCCCTGGAAACCTTGTGACTTCCCATCATTTGATGACattttggaaaaggaaaaaggggctagagagataggacagtggggagggtgcttgttgtgcacacagccaagctgggttccatcccctggccccctcccatcccccaggcaccgccaggagtacagCCTGAGCATCACGATGTGTCAACACACCTGTTCCCCCCctataaaataaaaggataaacaATGCCCAGACCCAGTTTGCCTGCAAAAACCCTTGAAAAGATGGTCTGGGCCAGGGGACGGCCAGGGCCTGTCTCCAGGACAGATTGAGCAAAGGAGAGTCTCATGGGAGACTGCCACCCTAGGCTGCCCCGTCCAGGTGTGTGTACGGgattgtgtgcgtgtgtttgtgtatgggagggtgtgtgtgtgtatgtgtgtatatgggagagtgtgtatgtgtatgtgtgaatatgggagagtgtgtgtgtatatggggagggtgtgtatgtgcatgggagggagtgggggaaggggtgtATGTATGGGaagatgtctgtgtctgtgtctatgtgggagtgtgtgtgtgtgtgtgtgtgttgtgtacgGGACAGTGAGCCTGTCTGTGGTGTGGTATATGGGGGGGTGtctgtggtgggggagggtatatgtgtgtgtgtgtgtgcgtgtgcatgggAGGGGTGTGTGTACGGGaagatgtctgtgtgtgtctgtgtgtgtatacggGACAGTGAGCCTGTCTGTGGGGTGGTATATGGGTGGGTGTCTGCGGTGGAGGgagggtatatgtgtgtgtgtgtgtgtgtgcgtgcacatggaGGGGTGTGTGTACGGGaagatgtctgtgtgtgtctgtgtgtgtatacggGACAGTGAGCCTGTCTGTGGTGGGGTGTATGGGGGAGTGtctgtggtgggggagggtatatgtgtgtgtgtgtgtgtgtgcgtgtatatggGAGGGGTGTGTGTACGGGaagatgtctgtgtctgtgtctatgtgggagtgtgtgtgtgtgtgtgtgtgttgtgtacgGGACAGTGAACCTGTCTGTGGTGTGGTATATGGGGGGGTGtctgtggtgggggagggtatatgtgtgtgtgtgtgtatgcgtgcacaTGAAGGGGTGTGTGTACGGGaagatgtctgtgtgtgtctgtgtgggagaGTGTGTATATACGGGACAGTGAGCCTGTCTGTGGGGTGGTGTATGGGGGGGTGTCTGcggtgggggagggtgtgtgtgtgtgtgtctgtgtgggagaGTGTGTGTATACGGGACAGCGAgcctgtctgtgtgtggtgtatggGGGGGGGTGTCTTCGGTGGAgggagggtatgtgtgtgtgtgtgtctgtgtgtgtctgtgtgtgtatacggGACAACGAGCCTGTCTGGGGTGGTGtatcggggtgggggggtgtctgcggtagagggagggtgtgtgtgtgtgtgtgtgtgtgtgcgtgtgcatgggAGGGGTGTGTGTACGGGaagatgtctgtgtgtgtctgtgtgggagaGTGTGTGTATACGGGACAGTGAGCCTGTCTGTGGGGTGGTatatcgggggggggggtgtctgcggtggagggagggtgtgtgcaagacaaagacGGGTGCTGGGTGAGCACAGGTGGTCACCAGCTGCTGGAGGGCCAGGGGAAGGAGCGCTCTGCGGCTGGCCAGTGCCCAGGTGCAGAGCTTCTGGCAAGGGTGGGTCAGGCTGAGGGCTGGCTGAGCACAGGCCCTCTGCAGGGggccgggtttgacccccagtgcttcgtggcccccaaagcaccgccagtcGTGACCTTGGAGCCTGCTTGagtggcaggtgtggcccctctgTGGCTGCTCGGTCTGCCTTCTGGGCCCTGCTGGCCCTCGGGGGGCCGGGCCCTCGGAGAAGGTGCAGTGCAGTCCCGGGACACGGCGTTCTGTCTCTGGACTCCCCCTGCCGGAGCAGCGTTATTCTGACTGAACCCAGGAGAGTGAGCTGCAGACGGCAGACCTGGGCCCCTCAAGTCTTcaggctggggccagagacagctcCAGCGGGTTCgggcccccaggagtgactcccgagtgcagagccaggaggaagccccgagcaccagtgGACGTGGCCCCACAACACAAACGGGCTGGCCTGAGTTTcgcaggctcgatccccagcgtcTCGGGGCCCGAAgccagtggagctcaggagagGCCCCTGACACATACGGTGCCAGGAACGACAGCGAGGCAAGTGCACAGGGCAGACTAGGCcctgctggggggctggagccacaccggaggtgctcaggggtcattctccACCTGTTCAGGGGCCCCTGGTGCAGCCAGGGTCCGAGTCTCCTTCAGTGCATTAGCTCATTCTCCAGCCCGAGATGTGCTTTCCTTATTGCAGTCTgcgtggggaaaaaaaagaaaaaaaactggaaaatactGGATTCTAAAAAGCAAGCTTGTTTGCCAAACGGATCTCAGTCCACAAGCAGGTGgcatattgttttccttttaaatcgTGGTAAACTAACTAGAAATAACATTTGCTATGGCGACCGCTTTGAATGCACAAGTCTGTGACGTGTCGTGCATTCACATGGGCGCAGGCTGGCCTCGAATTTCCTCAGCTGGCCTGGATTCATcgccctgcctcccccagcatCTGGGGGgctcctcactcctcctcctGTCCCTGCTCCTGCACCCTGCAGGGGCCCCACAGGCCCTGGGAGTCCTGAGGCGAGGCTGGCCCTCCCTCTGACCgggagacccctccccaggctggGGTGGCTGCCCAGGGCACCCCTCACCTcatttttttcgctttttgggtcacacccggtgacgcacaggggttactcctggctctacactcaggaattacccctggcagtgctcaggggaccatatgggatgctgggaatcgaacctgggtcggccgcgtgcaaggcaaacgccctacccgctgtgctatctctctagccctccccTCACCTCATCTTTCTCCCAAATCTGGTGCTCGGCCCGAGGACCGCCAAGAGCGGGGTGCCTCCAGGCTGTTTtctcacccccccgccccccgttgCTGCACCGCCGCTTCACACACAAGCTTTGTAGGGGCCCGGGGGCTTCTGCAGAACAGAGGCGGGACGGGACTGCGCAGTGCGCCCAGCGGCCCCCCGCACCTGACTCGAGGCCTCAGGACTGCTGGCAGCCACTTTGCACCACCGAGCCGCTGCTGGGCCCCGTTTTGTCTTTGTGGGTCTCCCAGGACACCGGCCATACTGACCACAGCTGGCCTCTCTGTGCCTGACTCCCTGGCTCGCAGGGACTCCCGGgacaccccggcagtgctcagcgcaCGAGCGGCCACGCTCTGGGCCGCTGCTCTGTCTTCTGGGACCTCAGCCGTGTGAGACACTCCATGGTGCTTGCCTCCCGCCCCCCGCGCAAGCTCTGTGGTCCAGGGTAGCTctctgggaagtgctcaggggatcaaacctgaggctcCAGCAAGCAAAGCGTTCAGTCCGTGGCCTCCCGAGAACACCTTTGGGGGCCGCCCAGGGGCTCCAGGGCACTTCTGAGGGTGCTAGGCCAGCTAGGCCGGCAGTTCAAGGCCAGGCCTGAGGATGTGGAGACCTGGGACCcccagggtcaccccagcagGCTCGGAAGGCCAGGCGGTGCCAGACCaaactcagtgtgtgtgtgctagGTATACGCCCCTAGGGATGTGTTTTTCCTGACCCCCAAGAATTCTTTCTTGAGGGGGgagcatctggtgatgctcaaggctattcctgcctgtgctcaggacccctggtagtgcttgtgggaccacaaGTGCAGCTGGAGACGGAACCAGGATCAGTCGCATGCCAGGCCTTCCTACCCCCAAGAGTTCTTTGCAGAACAATCCCAAGACCATCTCGGTCACTCCAGAGATCTCAGCCAGACGGATATGACAGtcggcagggcacttgcctcacacagggCAAACCCGGGCTCTGTCCTAGcacccatgtggccccctgagctccaccaagagtgattccctgagcaaaaaacaaagagtaagccctgagcacccctgggtgtggcccggaaaacaaaaataaataaaatgagtgaataaaaaatGTTGGGCCAGgagctagtacagtgagtagggtgcatgccttgaacctgggttcgattcctgacaccctatatgatccACCAAGTctgccagggatgacccctgagcgcagagccagaagtaagccctcagcactgccaggtgtggccccaaaacaacagaaacaactcCAAAGATCTTCTGCTgcttgttagaaaagatgaagtcatgacatttgcatataaatgaattaacatggaaagtatcatgttattttattatttatttactttttgctttttgagtcacacctgacaatgcacaggggttactcctggctctgcactcaggaattactcctggtgatgctcaggggaccgtatgagatgctgggaattgaacccgggtgggctgcgtgcaaggaaaatgccctacctgctgtgctatggctccagccacccaaaaggaaagagaaaacaaaagggaatgccctgccacagaggcggggtggggcaggggagtggggggtggggggggtgggaggggtactgggatcattggtggtggagaatgggcactggtggagggatgggtgctcgatcattgtatgcctgaaacgcaagcacaaaagtttgtaaatctgtaactgtacccatggtgatccactaataaatttttttaaaaaaaatttaaaaaaaaagatcttccGCTGCTCGTCATGTTCATTTCACTGACAGTCTCATCAGGATTTTGGGgcctcccaggagtgctcagtggACTGAGGGTCCACTCCTGGCGATACTTGGTTAACAGGCTTGGATTCCTCGGACCTCAGAACCTCAGAGCAAAAAGCCACGGCCCTGACAGCACCCGGGCCCGGGGCCTACCTTCCAGGCCTCATAAATGATTTTTTACCTGGGGCACCCACTAGTGCTCAGTGGGGAGAAATGTTCATCCCCCATGAGGGAGGTGCGCCCCTGGCTGGCCAGCCAGATCGAAGCCTGCCCCTGGCCCAGGCAGGGACACAGAGCACAGCCTGGCGGCGTTCCAGCTGCTGACTCCTCCAGAAGCCGCTGTGGCCTCTGCACGGTGCGGGCCTGCgcgggccccccctcccccccccccccccccccccccgccactccccGGCCAGGCTCTGCAGAAGCTCCGCCCGCCGGCCTGAGGCAGCAGGCGGCAGGGAGATGTGTCCGCTCTGGGCCCAAACATCCCCCTCCTTGCTGTCGCCATTTCAGCGggtcccagcccctccctctctcgggtggcatcccaccccacccagacTGGCACATCTGAGAATCCCCACCCTCTGCAAGGTCATGGCCCCAGGGATGCTCCCCTGGGCCGTCCCCTCGCAGGAACACCTGGGGGCCCCTGTCCTTAGAGGCAGGTCTGTGCCAGCAACACCTCCAGCGTCCATGACACGCCGCCTTCGTTGCTGCGGCAGTCGGGCTGATGCTGAGCAGACTCAGCGCACCTCCTTTCCCGGGGACCGTCACCTGTCCCCGGGGGCacagcccctgccccacctgtCCCCACCTTCTGCCCTCTGACCCTGCAGGGGAGACAGGGACCACATGCCTCTGGCAGCTCCGAGGCAGCACTGAAGTGGAACATCCACAACTGCGACCTGGGATGGGCAGCTCGAGCCACAGGCCATGTCCTGAGATGCTTCGGTGCTCCTCGTCCCCTTGCCCCTAGGCCGTGTGGCCCTCGCTAGCCGGGCACTCCGGGACTGGCCAGCATCTGTGCAGTGGGTCCCGCCCGCGCCCACTTCCACCCACCAAACACGTCAGGTGAAGTTGTGCTGCTCCAGGTCGTGCAAGGCCCAAGGCTGGGTCCTCTGTCACCAGGTCCGGTGACTCGGGGTCAGGCGCCCGCCCCGACTCGACTGCAGGTCTTcggaggccccgccccgtcccgcctCTGGGGGCGGAGCCTCGCGGTTCAGGAATAAGAGCCGGGCAACTGCGTGAAGAGGGCGGGGCCTGTGGAACCCGAGGGTCTGGGACTAGGGTCGCCGGGTCGCCTAGTCTGTACCCCCCGGGGTGGCTGTGTAGACGACCCTCCCAGGGGGCACTCCAGGGGGTCCGGACAAGCTCTGCCCCACCAGGCCCCATCACTGACTGGACAGTCCGTGGAGGAGCAGGCAGCAGAGGCTGGTCCCACCgtgcaggagggaggaggggtccAGGGCCCACCGCAAGGAGCCTGTCCTGCCCAGAGACCCTGGCCACAGTGTTTAGGGTTGTTGCGTGCACGTGGGGCGTCTCCGGTCAGCAGGCCCTGCAGGCCCCCGCCACCAGGGAGCGAATCCTTCCAGCCTCCTTCAGACCCGCTTTGGTTTGGATttgggtattcctggctctgcgctcgggagtGGCCCCGCGTGGCGTCAGGACGGAACCTGGCTCGGCCGCACTGCAGTGAGCCCCTGAAGCCCTCTCTTCCCGGGCCTGGCTTTGCGCGGGAgtgtgcaggggtggaggggcgaGCGAGCCCCCAGAGCCTGGGCAGGAACTGTCCCGCTCTTGCCCACCCTGAGCAGGCACGTCGGGGCCGCCCCGGCTGCTCGGTCCGTACTTTTCCACCCACAGGCCTGCTGAGGACAAGCTGAAAACAGCTGTCACCGCAAATCAATGGTCCCGGCGCCCAGGCGCCACTTGAAACGGTTTGGAAGACGGATCGATTCCTTCCCGACAGCCCAGGGAAGGGCAGGCTGCTGGGCACAGGGGCTCAGCGctggtgggcacagggcagcgggcaTGTGCCCGGCAAGGGTGGCCCTGGGGacgcccttccccctccccatgtATCACGCAagtggggccccagggccccaaaAGGAACAGCGCCAGTGAGCGGCCGTGGTGCAGGTGGGGCCCCGGACCTGGGCATCTGCCAGCAAACCCATTTCCACGGGCTGCAGCGCACACTAGCCAAGCGCGCTGCGTCActcaggcagggcccagggggcagAGGTGGCGCGCAGGGCATGGCGGGTGGGGCCTGCAGAGGGACGTTCAGTCCGGGAGAACGGGGCAGTTCTGCGGGCAGGGACGGTGACAGTGCCGACCACAGGACCCTGCCTTGTGCCCTGGCTCAGTGATGCGTGTAGAATTCACGTGTTTTCCATCCCTGGCGGGGTCTCATTCTCTGTGCATTGAGCAGGGAGGAGGCCCATGGAGTAGGGAGACGGCCGTGTGGCAGCCAGGCTGGTGTCCGGATTCTGTGCAGGACCCCGCTGGCGCCCCTACACCGCCCTACACTCAGGTGCGGCCTCGCACCTGCAGTCCCTATGTGCAGTGCGCGGGCCTCGGCGACCCCAGCACAATGGAAGGCTGCAggcccaagcgccaccaggactccagccgccccctggggcctctgcTGGACTCGCCTCCAGAGCCACAGATGCTGGAGCTGGAAGGAGAGCCCCTCTGAGCGCTGACAGGGCTGCCGGCGCGGCAGGagcagaggtggggctggggggaggcaggggcggggctgggaggaggcagggatGGGTCAGGGCGGGGCTTtgaggaggcaggaggtgggagcagaggtggggctgggggaggggtgggtcagggcggggctgggaggaggcagggggtgggtcagaggcggggctgggaggaggcaggaggtgggagcagaggtggggctgggggaggcaggggtgcgTCAGGGCGGGGCTGAGAGGCAGGGTGGGTCAGGGcggagctgggaggaggcagggggtgggagaagaggcggggctgggaggaggcaggggcgggtcagggcggggctgggaggaggcagggggtgggtcaGAGGCGGGGTGGGACAGGGAGGCAGGGACGGGTtagggcggggctgggaggcggggcaggtcagggaggaggcaggggcgggtcagggcggggctgggaggcgggGCGGGTCAGGGCGGGGCTGGAAGAGGCAGGGGCGGgtcagggcggggctgggaggaggcgTCTCCCACCCCCAGGACTGGGCAGCTGGGGCACCGGGGCACTCCCCAGACGGATTCTGGGGTCTTCAACAGTTGGCCAGAGACAGCCCAGAAGGGAAGCGTCTGCCTAGCTGTGGCGAGACCAGGTGTGAACTCAGgcgccgagcacagagccaggagtggcggCCGAACACAGCTGAtttggtcctaaaacaaaacgaACTAGAGAGAATCGGGCTGCACAGGGCTGCCCGAGACCCCCTGCAGTGTGGACCGGAGGACTTTCAGGTGTAGCCCACTCCTCCCCCCAATAAACAGGCAACACACTCCCGGGCTgaagcgctagcacagcgggtggggcgcttgccttgcctgcgcattagagccgggttcgattcccagcaccccatgtggtcccccgcgcctgccaggctgactcctgcgtgcagagccagcagtaactgaCTGAGACCACCAGGTGCCCCCGAAGGAAATATCCACACAAATTTACTGCGTTGTTTTTATTAGACCTGCATTCAATGGCTGGTTCTTCGTCTCCTGCTGCCCGCAGCACCCCAAGGACACCCTGAGGGCCCCCGCTGCCCTCCTGGGGTGCGAGCCCCGGGGCTGAGACGCCACGACAgccagcagggtgcttgcctcacatgggGCCACCCCGCACCCAAAGGGTCCTGAGCCCCCCAGGggtgacctgagtgcagagctggatcaaccctgagcactgccaggtgtgcccccaaaggaTGTGAGATCTTGGGGGGCTAGGAGACAGCACgggggtcaggcgcttgccttgagacTGGGGTTTAAATGCCAGGCGCCACAGGGAGAAGCCCCGCCCCCTCTAGGCTCCTTGGATGCTTCCGCCGTGTCTGCAATTTCTCTTCGTCAGCAGCGGCCCAGTCTGACACTTGTCACCTCTGGAGGACTGCCCTGCTCCACACGCGGGGGCCTGGCCACAACCATCCCTACGGGAGACACCCCACGCGCTGTGCTATGCGGCCCCGCACCCTCATGTGTGAGCGACACACGTATGCACAGGCCCGGCCCATGTGCATGAGTGTACACAGGGATGTGGCGGAGTGGGTGTAAGAcgatgtgtgtacatgtgggtgtgcAGGGCGTTGTGACTGTGTAAGACTCCGTGTGTGTGAAGCACTACAGgattatgtgtgtgtacacacgggTGTGTAGGATGCAAGTGGGTAAGACAGATCCGTGTGTGAAGGAGTACAGGgttatgtatctgtgtatatgtgtgtgagagactgGTCCACATGTGTGAAGGACTGGGTACAGGATTATGcttatgtgtgtgcacgtgtgtaggTCAGGTCTGAATGTGTGAAGGTGTCAGAGTGTGTGTGCAGCACGGTTCTGTGTCTGAAGGAGTATAAGGACAGGTCCGTGAGTGTGAAgaactgtgtgtgcgtgtgtgggtcgggtctgtgtgtgtgcgcgtgaaTGCACAGGACGCTGTCTGGGAAACGGCAgtggggctgcccccaccccacgggcAAAAGCACCCGTGAAGCGACCCTGACAGCTGCGTCTCTGGGACACCACGGTGCCTTGGAGCGGTCCTCGCGGAGGCCAGCCCGTGAGGGGCACGGGTGCACCCCGCGAGTCAGACCGCGTGGGGACCCACACAGAACCCAACAGGCACGCGGCTTCATGGACTCATTTATTTCCGTGGGGCTCACACGTGGCCTGAGGCGCTGCCCAGCACCTCGGCCCTCGAGAGGCCACGATGTGCCCCAGGGCCTGGCACCCAGCCGGGCTCAGAGGCGCGGGGCCAGCCCGCTGCATCCGTGTGTCTAGGTGTGCGGGTCCTAGGTGCCCGTCTTCTCCGGCTTCGGGCGGAGCCAGCGCCATGCCCTCTGCAGGGCCACTTTGCCCATGAAGAAGGTGATGGCCAGGTTGCGCCGGTACCAGTCTCTGCGGGGAGGGACCGATGTcagcgccccgcccccgctcctGGGCGCACGCTCTCAGCACACACGTGACGGCTCGGGACAGGGGTGGGCGCTCCGTGGGAGAGGCTGCTCCACGCTAGCCTGAAGCTCTGACCGGGGCGGGCACGGGCGGTCCCAAGGGGAGCCGAGCTCACAGAgcagcgggcagggccaggccaagAGCTCCAGGGCAGGGCTCGGCGGCCCGTCCCTCCCCGGGGCTGGGCCTTGCAGCGGGTCGCGGCTCGCTGTGGCAGCCCTGGGTGGGCTTGTGTGCCCTGAGCGGGGGCAGCGGCCAGGCCAGGCCACACTCCCGAGGCCTCACGGAAACAGCCCCCCAAAGCACACGGGGTGGATCCCACCTCCTGAGGCACCGGCCGCCCGGCAGAGCGGGGACAGCCCGAGCTCCAGGACTGGTCCAAACTCCACCGCACAAAACAGAACGACGGTGGACAAGCAGCTCAACCGGCCGAACACAGGCTGGGCGTGCTGGAGGCCCGAGTCTGACCCTgctacagggccaggagtgaccccggaaaGCATTAAGGTCCAGAACAACGCTGACCTCTGGGCTAATGTGAACGCTACGGGTGGGGTGATAAGGTGGCCCTGTCCAGCACAGACATGACGGCAGGCCGTGAGCTACCCACCTGTTATACAGCACGTGCTTCTGGAAGTTCTTACTGAGAAACTCCTTATAGAAGTCGGCCATTTCCTCTGCGCTCAGTGAAGCTTTGGCGCCTGAAAGACAATCGTGAGCCACACACCAAGACAGGGGACAGGCCCGGAGACACAGGACGTGAgcaggcacctgccttgctgatgtgagttccatccccggcaccccacatggtcccccaagcccctccacgagcgagccctgagcacttctgtgtgcccctcccccagaacaaaagcaaaagactTAAGGGGAAGGAAAGCACAGACGGAATAAGAACAGCCCAGGGCCCCGGGCGGCCGCTGGACACGGGGGTCCACACACGGGTGCTGACTTTCTGGAAGGGAAAGGCATCACACGCTCCTCCCTCggccaaaccaaagcaaacagacGTGTGGGGAGCAGAGGCCGCAGCGAGGGGCCGGCACGAGCAGCCCCGGCAAGGAGCCCAGCGCGGAGCGGGCGGCCCTGACCTAGGGCCAGTGAGCCCCGGCTGGCCAGGAGCGAATCGGACGCTGCGGAGCCCCGGCCATGGGTGTCCCTCCCGCCAAGGGACAAGCACACAGACCTGACCCAGAGCCCGGAGCCAGGCCTTTGGCCTTCAGCCGCGAGTGGATGAATTCTTCCTTCTCCTGCAAGAAGACAAGTGTGAGTGCCGGGAGTCGGCTCAAACCCCCCCCGCGCCCCACACACACGTGACCAGCGTCATGCTTGACATGTGTCTAATGACCTGGAGGCACTGCCTAGCCATAAAGCCGGGGGCAGCACAAACGCCCCAGCACCTGACGGACGCTTGAAAGACAGGACAGTGTCTGGGCATCAGGGGTCCGCACGGGGGGAGGGGCCCGCCTTACACGCAGCCAGccggggttcgagccccagcGCCCCACCAAGTGTCGAGCACAGGTGCAGCCCTCGAGACAAACAGGGAGTCTCAGTGGCCTTCTCTGGACGGCACAGTTGTGCTTCTGTCTCGGTTAGCTGATTCAcgggggagatgtggggaggtcgCAATCCGCGGGGCCAGGGCGCCGGTCGACAGCAGAGGGGGCTGGCCCGGGCGTGATGCCCTCAACCCCACCTGGAGTgagcctcgagcacagagccctgagcaaaggAACCGGGGCCCTTGGGAAGAATGGCGGCGCCTTCCTCCGGAGAGAGACGCTCCCTGGCGTCCCGGAGCTGCCGTGCAGGCGCCCACAGCCCAGCACACTGAAGCCGCGGCCGCCAGCCCCAGCAAAGCCAGGTGCAGTGGGGTGAGGAGAGCGCAGGCACCGCCAGCCTCAGCCCTGCGCCCCCGCGTGGCCGCCGCCACGCTCGCACCCGCTCCGCCTCACCCTCCGGAAAGCCAGGTTCTGCTCGGTCCAGAACCGCTGGTTCCATTCTTGTGTTTCCTGTCTCAGCTGTCTCAGCTTCTGTTCCAGCGGTGATTCGTTTTCAGGGATGTAGAAGTGAACAGGCCGAAGGTTTGAGTATTTATCCGGGGGTCCTATCCAATCGTGGCGGGACTTCCTTGGCGGGCAGAAGCCGGAGGCCTTTAACGAAAGGAGGGGGTCTTCAGCCCTGTCACCCACCAAGGCCGCACTGGGGCTGCCTCACGCTGAGATGATGTGCAGGGAAAGCCCAAATGAGCAGGCTCGGGGGTTCCAACACGAATTCCCCACCAGCACCCACAGCGGCGGTGGCGTGGGGTCTCCCGCCACCGGGGGAGGGCGAGTTTGGTGTCGCCTCTGCCGGGCACCACGCACCACTGGCACTGCTGCCTTCAACAGAAAGTAGACaagattttcattttgggggggcctacacggcagtgctcggggggtcaGGAGAAGCTCCTCGGGGGACTGGGTGTCAGCCCCAGACACACCACCTGGAGGACGAGCCAGGCCAGTGGGGACAGACGCCAGGGAAGGAGCGCTGTAAAGGCCACTGGTGCCACGGCGCACGGCCTCTGTGCTGCACACCCCAGCGTGCAGCCCCCGCACAGCGGACCTTGATGATGACACGACAAGGGAGAGGCGGGACACTGCCCAAGGAGCTGCTCCAGAGGAGACCTGGAAGGCCCCCGCGgggcaaaacaaaaccaagagtcTGGGCTGGGGCGGAGGGACAGGCGCTGGCCTTGCTTGCACTGACCGCAGGTTGAGCTGAACTGAGCatcgtccctgagcaccactgggagcacccttggagcacagagccaggagtagcttcca
This region includes:
- the LOC105942764 gene encoding cytochrome c oxidase assembly factor 8 is translated as MAALGRARWAPRPRVGRALSARAHRLAAERGAERRETAPSRASGFCPPRKSRHDWIGPPDKYSNLRPVHFYIPENESPLEQKLRQLRQETQEWNQRFWTEQNLAFRREKEEFIHSRLKAKGLAPGSGSGAKASLSAEEMADFYKEFLSKNFQKHVLYNRDWYRRNLAITFFMGKVALQRAWRWLRPKPEKTGT